A region from the Cannabis sativa cultivar Pink pepper isolate KNU-18-1 chromosome 9, ASM2916894v1, whole genome shotgun sequence genome encodes:
- the LOC115723219 gene encoding lignin-forming anionic peroxidase — protein sequence MEGLSIMKYQYFSFALLLLLLATCKAQLSSTFYDNTCPNALSTIQTSINAAISQETRMAASLIRLHFHDCFVQGCDASILLESTDTITSEKSAPQNSNSIRGENVIEDAKTQVESICPGVVSCADILAVAARDASVAVGGPSWTVMLGRRDSTTANLAAANSDLPRFTDTLRELIGNFSNKNLNARDMVALSGSHTIGQAQCFTFRERIYNATDIDAAFASNLRNGCPQTSPNGNSNLAPLDTLTPNSFDNNYFTNLVDQKGLLASDQILFSGGETDSIVTEYTNSASTFNSDFASAMVKMGNIEPTTGSAGQIRRICSAVNSS from the exons ATGGAGGGTTTAAGCATTATGAAAtaccaatatttttcttttgctttgttgttgttgttattggcGACATGCAAAGCACAACTCTCTTCAACTTTTTACGACAATACTTGCCCGAACGCACTTTCTACTATCCAAACTTCAATCAACGCCGCCATCTCACAAGAAACTCGTATGGCCGCTTCTCTCATTCGTCTTCACTTTCACGATTGCTTTGTTcag gGATGTGATGCATCAATTTTACTTGAGAGTACAGATACAATCACAAGTGAAAAGTCAGCTCCACAAAATAGTAACTCAATAAGAGGTGAAAATGTTATTGAAGATGCAAAAACACAAGTGGAGAGCATATGTCCTGGAGTTGTATCTTGTGCTGATATTCTTGCTGTTGCAGCTAGAGATGCATCTGTTGCT gtGGGTGGTCCATCTTGGACAGTGATGTTAGGGAGAAGAGATTCTACTACGGCAAACTTGGCCGCAGCCAATAGTGATCTTCCACGTTTTACAGATACCCTTCGAGAATTGATTGGAAATTTTTCTAACAAAAATCTCAATGCTAGAGACATGGTTGCTCTTTCAG gTTCTCATACAATTGGACAAGCTCAATGCTTTACATTCCGTGAAAGGATATACAATGCAACTGATATTGATGCAGCCTTTGCAAGCAATCTTAGAAATGGATGCCCTCAAACAAGTCCCaatggaaattcaaatttggCACCACTTGATACCCTTACACCAAATTCATTTGACAACAATTACTTCACTAATTTGGTTGACCAAAAGGGTCTTCTAGCTTCAGACCAAATCCTTTTCAGTGGTGGAGAAACTGACTCTATTGTTACTGAGTATACTAACTCTGCTTCCACTTTTAACTCTGATTTTGCCTCAGCTATGGTTAAAATGGGAAATATTGAACCTACTACTGGCTCAGCTGGTCAGATTAGGAGGATCTGTAGTGCTGTTAACTCATCATGA